A genomic window from Silene latifolia isolate original U9 population chromosome Y, ASM4854445v1, whole genome shotgun sequence includes:
- the LOC141629212 gene encoding uncharacterized protein LOC141629212, whose product MWEKRQNEFVCETISWLFEENFNLLVTWNITSRVQKAKADLQTYQKHLTTDPLSSRLIHEERVLIFKYSKLKSSEHAIFQQRAKLKHIQEDDSCSKYFFAKIAERKYQQIIGGIKDHHCNMHTGLEEVGQAFPDYYKSLLGTKTVTSPLDSSFFDSGPSLSSKDQQSLIAKIFDQDIKNAVFSIDSNSSPVSKILSHRLQQVLPSLVGGEQATFIKGRNIFGNIMISQCLVKGHKRKNISRCLIKVDIKKTFELFNGTSLIIFSKSMSLLVLSETG is encoded by the exons ATGTGGGAGAAGAGGCAAAATGAGTTTGTGTGTGAAACCATCTCATGGCTGTTTGAGGAAAATTTTAATCTTTTGGTTACATG GAATATCACTTCTAGAGTCCAAAAGGCCAAAGCTGATCTTCAAACTTATCAGAAGCATCTTACAACCGACCCTCTCTCTAGTAGGCTTATTCATGAGGAAAGAGTTTTAATTTTTAAATATAGCAAGCTTAAATCTTCTGAGCATGCCATATTTCAACAAAGGGCAAAGTTGAAACATATCCAAGAGGATGACAGCTGCTCCAAATATTTTTTTGCGAAGATTGCTGAAAGAAAATATCAGCAAATAATAGGAGGCATAAAAGATCATCATTGTAATATGCATACTGGATTGGAGGAAGTTGGGCAGGCATTTCCGGATTACTATAAGTCTCTTCTTGGCACTAAGACTGTCACTTCTCCTTTGGATTCTTCTTTCTTTGACTCTGGACCTTCCCTCTCTTCTAAGGATCAGCAGTCCCTCATTGCTAAAATCTTTGATCAGGACATTAAAAATGCAGTGTTCAGCATTGATTCAAACAGCAGTCCAG TTAGTAAGATTCTATCTCATAGACTCCAACAGGTTCTTCCTTCTTTAGTGGGTGGAGAACAAGCAACCTTTATCAAGGGGAGAAATATATTTGGGAATATCATGATATCCCAATGTCTGGTTAAGGGCCATAAAAGGAAGAATATATCTAGATGCCTCATAAAGGTTGATATTAAGAAGACATTTGAACTCTTTAATGGGACTTCATTGATAATATTCTCAAAATCTATGAGTTTACTAGTACTTTCAGAGACTGGATAA
- the LOC141629214 gene encoding uncharacterized protein LOC141629214, which yields MSYVSENTVTTIDVTDPLYCNPNDVVSTLKITPILTEVEKYIPWKRGMQLALSSKRKLGFVTGAVEKSKRDNVIIEAWLAANSLVISWILQNVSEPIKMAILYTQSAKEIWKLLKGKYLVSNGARKYKLNKDSYECNPNRKPVTDYYIQLRTEICAFLDAMQKHKEDARLFQFLNGLDKTFGIEECNTAYVTPAKCG from the exons ATGTCTTATGTTAGTGAGAATACTGTCACGACCATAGATGTCACAGACCCCTTGTATTGTAACCCCAATGATGTTGTTAGCACACTGAAAATCACACCCATACTCACTGAAGTGGAGAAATATATACCCTGGAAAAGAGGAATGCAGTTGGCTTTGTCCAGCAAAAGAAAACTAGGATTTGTTACAGGGGCTGTGGAGAAATCTAAGAGGGATAATGTCATAATAGAGGCTTGGTTAGCTGCGAATAGCTTGGTTATCTCCTGGATCTTGCAGAATGTGAGTGAACCTATCAAAATGGCAATTTTATACACTCAATCTGCAAAAGAGATTTGGAAACTCCTAAAAGGAAAATACTTGGTGAGTAATGGGGCTAGGAAGTATAAATTGAACAAAGACTCATACGAGTGTAACCCAAATAGAAAGCCTGTGACAGATTACTACATCCAGTTGAGAACT GAAATATGTGCATTTTTGGATGCTATGCAAAAGCACAAAGAGGATGCAAGACTTTTTCAGTTCCTGAATGGTTTGGACAAAACCTTTGGGATAGAGGAGTGCAATACTGCTTATGTCACCCCTGCCAAGTGTGGATGA